The sequence below is a genomic window from Kitasatospora kifunensis.
ACAGCAGCGCGTGCTTCAGCGCCTCGTCTCCGGCACCCACGGAGACGAAGGTGGCGCCGTCGTTCTCGTAGGTGTGGCAGTACGGGCAGTCGAAGACCGATTTGCCCCATGCTTCGTCGGGAACCCATGACGGAAGCTCGTTGACCGTCCCGGCGGCAAGCAGCAGGCGACCACCGGTGAAGGCTCCGCTGCTCCTGGTCTCGACGACGATGTGCCCCTCGTCGATGTGGGCCGAGAGGACTTCGTCCCAGACGAACTCGACGCCGTAGGAGGCGGCATCGGCCTCCATCTTCGCGTACACCTCGGCGGGCGGAGTGCCGTCGACGTAGGGCACATTGTGGACACTCTCCGCCGGAGAATTGCGCCGGGTCCTGAGCGAGGCGACGAGGACACGGTGCTTGGACCGCCCCAGTAGTACAGCTGCGGACAGGCCGGCCGCCCCGGCACCAATAATGATCACGTCATAGGAATGTGTATCGGCCATCGATTGCCTCCGTAGTGAGACGGGCAGGGTTGGGTCGGTCATCCGCACTCCGCTGACTGCTCGTCAGAGCACGTTCCCGGCGTCGCGCTGACGTCCCTCGGCCAGTGCTCTGGCCTCGCTGAGTAGACGGTCCTCCGCCGAGCGGATGCGGACGCGTTGGCGCTTGCGCCACTGCGCAGCGTCGGCGGCGCGCTCGGCCAGCGCGCGGGCGTGCTCGCGGACCCGCTCCGGTGCACTCCCTCCGGTCACCGTTCGGGTGGCCACGATGCGCTCGGGGTCGAGGGTCTCCTGGACGGTGCGATCGCCGAGAGCCAGCGAGTGCCCCAGGAGCGCCTTGGCGGCGCGCCCCAGGTCGGCCGAGGTCAACGTGGTCTGCCCGGCCGCGACGGCGTCGGCGACGGCGCGTCCCACCACCCGGTACGCCGACCGGTAGTCCACCCCGCAGCGAAGGACCAACTCCTCGGCCAGGTCTGCGGAACCGGTGAAGTGCGCACCGGCAACGGTGCGCAGCGCGGCCTCGTCCACCTGCAGCGTGCGTACCGCCTCCGCGGTCAGGGCGACGACGCGCCGGCCGAGTTCCAGGGCCTGGGTGACCTCCCCGTACGTGTGCAGCCAGTTGTCCGTCCGGGCCGAGGGGGTCCGAGCGGTGACCAGCAGTCCCGTGGCTTTCCCGATCAGCGAGCTGGCGGTGGCGCGCACGACTGCCAGGGCGTATGGGTTGCGCTTCTGCGGCATGAGGACCGAGGCCCGGCAGAGCGAGGGGTCCAGGCTCACGTAGCCGAACCCGGGGCTGGTGAAGATCTCCAGGTCCTCGGCGAGGCGGTCCGCTGTGATTGCGCTGTGCACGGCGGCGAGAGCGGCGTCAGTGACGCCGTCGATCGCCCACATGGCGTCCCGGGTGTGGGCCCCCACGGAGGCGAACCCCAGCCGGTCGGCCAGGCGCTCGCGCTCGAACGGCAGCCGGGGACCGCCGACCCCGCCCACTCCGGCCGGCGACCGGTCGGCCAGCGCGTAGGCGCTCTCCAGCCGGTCCAGGTGGCGGCTCACCTCCTCCCCGAAGCCGCCGAGATAGTGCCCGAAGGTAGAGGGCTGAGCGGGCTGCAGATAGGTGTTGTCCGCCCACACGGTGTCGGCATGGGCGCAGGCCTGCCGGCTGAGCGCCACCACGAATCCCGCCACGGCTTCGTGCAGGTCGAGTAGCTGATCGCGCAGCGCCAGCCGAAAGGCGATGCGTCCCGCCTCCCGACGTGTCCGACTCGTGTGCAGCCAGCCGGCGGTGGGGCCAAGTCGCCGTTCCAGCTCGCGTTCGCGGCTGTTGTAGGCATCGCCGTAGACAGGGGCGTAGGGGAACGCCGACGCCGGGGTCTGCGTAATCTGCAGGATCTCGCAGGCCAGCTCCGATGCCGCCGCGTCGGGCACGACTCCCATCTCGTGCAGGGTCAGCAGGTGGACGAGGTCGGCCAGCCCGAGCCCGTGGTGCAGCAGCGCCGCGTCGGCGATCTCGGCGGCGTAGCCGGCTTCCACCATCTCGCGGGCCGGCCCACGGGTGATCCTCGCTTCGGAGCCGAGGTACCCATTAGGAACGGAGGGGCTCATGACTGCCTCCCTGACATGCTGACGAGGGTGGGGGCCCCACCCGAGACGAGGAAGACCACAGGGCCCGCGATGCGGCCCTGCCGAGCGGCATCGATCAGTGCCGCCATGGACTTGGCCCCGAAGACGGGATCGAGGAAGATCCCCTCGGTGCGCGCAACCAGGCGTGCGGCGTCGTCCCCGGCACCCGACGGCAGCCCGTAACCGGGGCCGCCGTAGCCGTCGACGATCACCACATCGCCGCTGTCCGCAGCGGTGGGAGGGATCGCGAGGACCTCTGTCACCTGGGTGGTGAGTGCGGCGACCCGCTCCGCGCACTCGGCCGCCGGTCGGCTGACGGTCACTCCGGTCACTCGGTAGGGCGTACCCAGCAACCGGGCCCCGGCTAGTAGTCCGGCCTGGGTGCCGCAGGACCCCGTCGCCAGCCACACCATCTCGGGCGACAGATCGGCGGCGAGCAACTGCGCGGCCAGCTCCAGGCTGGCCCGCACATAGCCGCAGGCACCGAGAGCGGTCGCACCACCGCGCGGCAACCGGTATGGCCGCCGCCCCGCCGT
It includes:
- a CDS encoding NAD(P)/FAD-dependent oxidoreductase, producing MTDPTLPVSLRRQSMADTHSYDVIIIGAGAAGLSAAVLLGRSKHRVLVASLRTRRNSPAESVHNVPYVDGTPPAEVYAKMEADAASYGVEFVWDEVLSAHIDEGHIVVETRSSGAFTGGRLLLAAGTVNELPSWVPDEAWGKSVFDCPYCHTYENDGATFVSVGAGDEALKHALLCRQYASSLTTLISDPAAAESELADRLRKIGADVFVDTIDAATVLPSGGLQLATTSGRELLAGTVVLDFVIRPNQRFTSALGLELNNHGYPRATLFGQTSHPLVYSTGNSPGSPYFMWTGAACSGVNAARKICEDLAYGS
- a CDS encoding lyase family protein; translation: MSPSVPNGYLGSEARITRGPAREMVEAGYAAEIADAALLHHGLGLADLVHLLTLHEMGVVPDAAASELACEILQITQTPASAFPYAPVYGDAYNSRERELERRLGPTAGWLHTSRTRREAGRIAFRLALRDQLLDLHEAVAGFVVALSRQACAHADTVWADNTYLQPAQPSTFGHYLGGFGEEVSRHLDRLESAYALADRSPAGVGGVGGPRLPFERERLADRLGFASVGAHTRDAMWAIDGVTDAALAAVHSAITADRLAEDLEIFTSPGFGYVSLDPSLCRASVLMPQKRNPYALAVVRATASSLIGKATGLLVTARTPSARTDNWLHTYGEVTQALELGRRVVALTAEAVRTLQVDEAALRTVAGAHFTGSADLAEELVLRCGVDYRSAYRVVGRAVADAVAAGQTTLTSADLGRAAKALLGHSLALGDRTVQETLDPERIVATRTVTGGSAPERVREHARALAERAADAAQWRKRQRVRIRSAEDRLLSEARALAEGRQRDAGNVL
- a CDS encoding 1-aminocyclopropane-1-carboxylate deaminase/D-cysteine desulfhydrase, producing the protein MSRLTELPRIGLTAAPTPLQPAPRLSRKLGAEIWFKRDDLTGTGLGGNKVRALEYLVADALARGSDCLVTGAGTQSNWAMLAALAARRCGLDPYLVYYGSPCEPTGNHALAELIGADIRFTGSAQRVSVDTTIDELADQLATAGRRPYRLPRGGATALGACGYVRASLELAAQLLAADLSPEMVWLATGSCGTQAGLLAGARLLGTPYRVTGVTVSRPAAECAERVAALTTQVTEVLAIPPTAADSGDVVIVDGYGGPGYGLPSGAGDDAARLVARTEGIFLDPVFGAKSMAALIDAARQGRIAGPVVFLVSGGAPTLVSMSGRQS